In Zingiber officinale cultivar Zhangliang chromosome 8B, Zo_v1.1, whole genome shotgun sequence, a single genomic region encodes these proteins:
- the LOC122014647 gene encoding uncharacterized protein LOC122014647: protein MARGGGDRGGEFNQDHAEEIPRSTQNRKRRLLHEHELQLKLDLNEDVYHHDVAEEEQEDDNDDEDKGSTTEVVGERSGSSNSNSNNGDDGNNEEDEEEENSMKRVESGNTNGEGSSERLASVRQYNRSKTPRLRWTPDLHLSFVHAVERLGGQDRATPKLVLQMMNVRGLSIAHVKSHLQMYRSKKLDDSGKEKIISSVFSPMDLHLRRGDPRFHETLYHRAASYQPFRLMENGSGGGGGGCGYFPSRSSISNFSLNLQPSLNYQHSLDLSTRKLGLQGWAFNQQTPTRGGLYLKEHGINEKFGSFYDKLFNKEAKAFNTSPHVLNQQRSEVEQSPVEEKMAMERNLMNKINGSFNWMISSSSMRPLASTSGSMLECKSSSHAESSIKYQFDDLFRLELHKQEFARREQEAKKKMRLSSTAPAPEWSHHNLQLSLRPSSGDHVDGSVGDKNKCEETGNKTSVLSLSLSLSPSTSSSMLQEDQGRDSKLEMMQRVGKKAGLGPSTLDLTMTIKASE from the exons ATGGCAAGGGGAGGGGGAGATCGAGGGGGAGAGTTTAATCAAGATCACGCCGAGGAAATTCCGCGATCTACTCAAAATAGAAAGAGGAGACTACTTCATGAGCATGAGCTTCAGCTCAAGTTGGATCTTAACGAGGACGTGTATCATCATGATGTAgctgaagaagaacaagaagatgataatgatgatgaagATAAGGGTAGCACCACAGAGGTGGTCGGAGAAAGGAGTGGCAGcagcaacagcaacagcaacaacggTGATGATGGCAACaacgaggaagatgaagaggaagagAATAGCATGAAGAGGGTAGAGAGCGGTAACACGAATGGTGAGGGGAGCAGCGAGAGATTGGCTTCGGTGAGGCAGTACAACAGATCCAAGACGCCGAGGTTGCGGTGGACTCCCGACCTCCATCTCTCATTTGTTCATGCAGTCGAGAGACTTGGTGGCCAAGACA GAGCCACTCCAAAGTTGGTccttcagatgatgaatgtgagaGGGCTGAGCATAGCTCATGTAAAGAGTCATTTGCAG ATGTACAGAAGCAAGAAACTAGATGATTCCGGGAAAGAGAAAATAATCTCTTCAG TTTTTTCTCCAATGGATTTGCACCTGAGAAGAGGTGATCCTAGGTTTCATGAGACGCTATACCACAGAGCAGCATCGTACCAACCCTTCAGATTAATGGAAAATGGTagtggtggcggcggcggcggctgcgGCTACTTCCCCAGCAGGAGTAGTATCTCTAATTTCAGCCTTAATCTCCAACCATCACTAAATTACCAGCACTCACTGGATTTAAGCACCAGAAAATTAGG GcttcaaggatgggcatttaacCAGCAAACACCAACACGAGGTGGATTATACTTGAAGGAGCATGGCATTAACGAAAAGTTTGGATCTTTCTATGACAAACTCTTCAACAAGGAAGCCAAAGCATTCAATACTTCACCACATGTGCTCAACCAGCAGAGAAGCGAGGTCGAGCAGTCACCAGTAGAAGAAAAAATGGCAATGGAGAGGAATCTCATGAACAAGATTAACGGCAGCTTTAATTGGATGATCAGTAGTAGTAGCATGCGACCACTAGCCTCCACTTCTGGTTCTATGTTAGAATGCAAAAGCAGTAGCCATGCTGAGAGTAGCATCAAGTATCAGTTCGATGACCTATTTAGACTTgag TTACATAAGCAAGAATTTGCAAGAAGagagcaagaagcaaagaagaagatgaGGCTGAGTAGTACAGCCCCAGCCCCAGAGTGGAGTCATCACAACTTGCAACTAAGTTTGAGGCCGAGCTCGGGGGATCATGTGGATGGATCAGTGGGAGATAAAAACAAGTGTGAAGAAACTGGTAATAAGACTAGTGTGCTCTCGCTTTCCCTTTCGCTTTCGCCCTCTACGTCTTCTTCGATGCTGCAAGAAGATCAAGGCCGAGATAGCAAACTTGAAATGATGCAGAGGGTCGGCAAGAAGGCCGGTTTGGGGCCGAGTACTTTAGATCTGACCATGACTATTAAAGCATCGGAGTGA